One bacterium genomic region harbors:
- a CDS encoding nitrilase-related carbon-nitrogen hydrolase → MCAMSHVGPTLPRAERLRAAVVQAAPIAFDRERTLAKACDLVAQAAGQGAQLLVFPEAFLSAYPRGASFGTVVGLRARAGYDAFKRYWESAVDVPGPVVDALAAASRRHGVYLAIGVVERDGGTLYCTVLFFSPDGYLGKHRKLMPTAAERLVWGFGDGSTLPVFDTPFGRLGAVICWENYMPLLRTAMYAKGIQLYCAPTADQRDTWLATMRHIAVEGRCFVLSCNQFARRRDYPDDYETSYGNDPETVVTRGGSCIVTPFGELVAGPNFEGETILIADLDLGDLIRGKYDFDVTGHYARPDVFQLIVDERRKTPVHTVAAPTTAAVPEAAGDVAQPEKAPA, encoded by the coding sequence ATGTGCGCCATGTCTCACGTCGGACCGACGCTTCCCAGGGCCGAGCGGTTGCGCGCCGCAGTGGTGCAGGCCGCTCCGATCGCGTTCGATCGCGAACGGACGCTCGCCAAGGCGTGTGATCTGGTCGCGCAGGCCGCCGGGCAGGGGGCGCAGCTGCTGGTGTTTCCCGAGGCATTCCTGTCCGCGTATCCCAGGGGCGCAAGCTTCGGAACGGTCGTCGGACTTCGCGCCCGCGCCGGCTACGATGCCTTTAAACGGTACTGGGAGAGCGCGGTCGATGTTCCCGGCCCGGTCGTCGACGCGCTCGCGGCCGCCAGCCGCCGGCACGGCGTCTACCTGGCCATCGGGGTCGTGGAACGGGACGGCGGCACGCTATACTGCACGGTGTTGTTCTTCTCCCCCGACGGCTACCTCGGCAAGCACCGCAAGCTGATGCCTACCGCAGCGGAGCGGCTGGTGTGGGGCTTCGGAGACGGCTCGACCCTGCCGGTGTTCGACACGCCGTTCGGCAGGCTCGGCGCCGTGATCTGCTGGGAGAACTACATGCCCCTACTGCGGACCGCGATGTACGCGAAGGGCATCCAACTCTACTGCGCGCCGACCGCCGACCAACGCGACACGTGGCTCGCGACCATGCGCCACATCGCCGTCGAGGGCCGATGCTTCGTGCTGTCGTGCAACCAGTTCGCCCGCCGCAGGGACTACCCGGACGACTACGAGACGAGCTACGGCAACGACCCCGAGACCGTCGTGACCCGCGGCGGGAGCTGCATCGTCACCCCGTTTGGCGAGCTCGTGGCCGGACCGAACTTCGAGGGCGAGACCATCCTGATCGCTGACCTCGACCTCGGCGATCTCATCCGGGGTAAGTACGACTTCGACGTGACCGGGCACTACGCCCGTCCCGACGTGTTCCAGTTGATCGTGGACGAGCGGCGCAAGACCCCGGTGCACACGGTGGCGGCGCCCACAACAGCGGCTGTTCCGGAGGCCGCGGGCGACGTCGCGCAGCCGGAGAAGGCCCCAGCCTAG
- a CDS encoding HD-GYP domain-containing protein has translation MLVGVGVGAIAAGIGEKYLVIWRDHPAVLGESIWAAVAVGALSLYATFAAVLLGAARDLERRHVALQQVFTDIVQSLSHVLETRYTRAGDHSDRVAELAAAIAAAMGMSPEEVRDVRIAAYLHDVGKIGVHDDVLVKRGPLTNEERAAMQRHAVLGYEILGQGLLPERIKLAVRHHHEWWDGNGYPDGLAGVAIPLAARVIAVADVYTALTADRPYRSALAPSDAVDDIRRWAGSQLDPQVVAAFLRLGQEEPAPVGAEDSASGRQVSFQPGF, from the coding sequence GTGCTCGTGGGGGTCGGGGTGGGGGCGATCGCCGCCGGGATCGGTGAGAAGTATCTTGTGATCTGGCGGGACCACCCCGCCGTACTCGGCGAGTCGATCTGGGCGGCGGTGGCGGTGGGCGCGCTCAGCCTGTACGCGACCTTCGCGGCCGTGCTCCTGGGCGCGGCGAGGGACCTCGAACGGCGTCACGTGGCGCTGCAGCAGGTCTTTACCGACATCGTGCAGTCACTGTCCCACGTGCTCGAGACCCGGTACACTAGGGCCGGAGACCATTCTGATCGGGTCGCCGAATTGGCCGCCGCGATCGCGGCGGCCATGGGCATGTCGCCGGAGGAGGTTCGCGATGTGCGCATCGCGGCCTATCTGCACGATGTCGGGAAGATCGGCGTCCACGACGACGTTTTGGTGAAACGCGGCCCGCTGACGAACGAGGAGCGGGCGGCCATGCAACGGCACGCCGTCTTGGGGTACGAGATCCTGGGGCAGGGACTGCTCCCGGAACGGATCAAGCTGGCGGTTCGCCATCATCACGAGTGGTGGGATGGGAACGGATATCCGGACGGGCTCGCGGGCGTCGCCATCCCACTGGCCGCGCGCGTCATCGCCGTTGCGGACGTCTACACGGCGCTGACAGCGGATCGTCCGTACCGGTCGGCGCTCGCCCCGAGCGATGCGGTGGACGACATTCGCCGCTGGGCTGGCTCGCAGCTCGATCCGCAGGTGGTTGCGGCATTCCTCAGGTTGGGGCAGGAGGAGCCGGCGCCGGTGGGTGCGGAGGATTCCGCCTCGGGTCGGCAGGTGTCGTTCCAGCCCGGATTCTAG
- a CDS encoding sensor domain-containing diguanylate cyclase, translating to MSGSSGQAEEYLSVAELDRFATLMERMVHADGDNPEAVLLRLLDHCIVLMGAEGGSIMVLAEPKVLALRVARGRLDDVKSHAPVPFGQSIAGRVAETGVGMLVQDVPEGLTGYISKTHPPRSAVCVPIRCEDRVAGILNLNLWTADRRFGPTDLRIARLLAIQVAWVLTLNQRLAEIWRIAKVDGLTGLSTRWHFRMRLEAEIARSARQDLQFCAVMTDLDEFKHLNTRYGHLAADAVLRELGTVIQAHVRTMDLVARFGGDEFVLLLPEADIRTALQIIGRLQAAVAAHRFLGPQGEAIGLSLCAGIAQYPLDGRDPDDLLEAADLALMDAKRRGAGAVSIEAPIG from the coding sequence GTGAGTGGTTCGTCGGGGCAGGCCGAAGAGTACCTAAGCGTTGCAGAGCTGGATCGCTTCGCCACATTGATGGAGCGCATGGTCCACGCGGACGGCGACAATCCGGAGGCGGTGCTCCTCCGGCTCCTCGATCATTGTATCGTACTGATGGGGGCCGAGGGCGGATCGATCATGGTGCTCGCCGAGCCGAAGGTGCTCGCGCTGCGTGTCGCCCGAGGCCGGCTCGACGACGTGAAGTCGCATGCGCCGGTTCCGTTCGGACAGAGTATCGCGGGGCGCGTGGCGGAAACCGGCGTCGGCATGCTGGTGCAGGATGTGCCCGAGGGGTTGACCGGCTACATCTCCAAGACGCACCCTCCGCGGTCTGCCGTGTGTGTGCCCATCCGGTGCGAGGACCGAGTCGCCGGGATCCTGAACCTGAACCTGTGGACGGCCGACCGCCGGTTCGGCCCCACCGATCTTCGGATCGCCCGCCTGCTCGCGATTCAAGTCGCCTGGGTCCTCACGCTGAACCAGCGGCTCGCCGAGATCTGGCGCATCGCCAAGGTGGACGGGCTGACCGGGCTCTCGACGCGGTGGCACTTTAGGATGCGGCTGGAAGCCGAGATCGCCCGATCCGCGCGTCAGGATCTGCAGTTTTGCGCGGTCATGACCGATCTGGACGAGTTCAAGCATCTCAACACCCGGTACGGGCACCTCGCGGCCGACGCCGTGCTGCGAGAGCTCGGTACCGTGATCCAGGCCCACGTGCGGACCATGGATCTCGTGGCCCGGTTCGGCGGGGACGAGTTCGTCCTGCTCCTGCCGGAGGCGGACATCCGAACGGCACTGCAGATCATCGGGCGTCTGCAGGCCGCCGTGGCCGCGCATCGGTTTCTGGGGCCTCAGGGAGAGGCGATCGGGCTGTCGCTGTGCGCCGGTATCGCGCAGTATCCGCTCGACGGCAGGGATCCCGATGACCTGCTCGAGGCAGCCGATCTTGCCTTGATGGACGCGAAGCGCCGGGGCGCCGGCGCCGTGTCGATCGAGGCGCCGATCGGGTAG
- a CDS encoding MFS transporter, translating into MSAGRPRFSLAFEAPGYRWLWLNALCTSMTYTLELISQGWLILILTQSPLWVGLAAGLRGTSQALCSFAGGTLADHTDRRTALIAMQAVQAGAALVIAALVLAHAIQLWHVLLYVVVVGCAFAISKPMVNGLIYDVVGAQRLLNANAFQLMAGSLLRILGALAGGLVIARLGVGQNYLLICAAYAVGIGGLLALRRPASVRRDAEPFVAAVGQGFRYALRTPAVRGLLWLSLAIESFGFSYQYMLPVMARDVLKVGALGLGYLTAMGGAGQFLATLQVAAGGDVRRKGTLMIAAAIGFGVCLVLFSLSPWLLASLGLIAIVGYLGSLYDATMSTVLQVSTSEEMHGRVMGLYYATWGLNQLGALGIGAVASVLGMPVALAIAGAIVPACALGLVPNLRIFNARPVA; encoded by the coding sequence GTGTCCGCCGGGCGGCCGCGTTTCTCGCTTGCGTTTGAAGCCCCGGGCTACCGCTGGCTCTGGCTCAACGCATTGTGTACCTCCATGACCTATACGCTCGAGCTGATCAGCCAGGGGTGGCTCATCTTGATCTTGACGCAATCCCCCCTGTGGGTGGGACTGGCCGCGGGGTTACGGGGCACGAGCCAGGCCCTGTGCAGTTTCGCAGGCGGCACGCTGGCCGACCACACCGACCGGCGCACAGCCCTCATCGCGATGCAGGCGGTCCAAGCCGGGGCGGCCCTGGTCATCGCGGCCCTCGTGCTCGCGCATGCGATCCAGCTGTGGCACGTGCTGCTTTACGTGGTCGTCGTGGGATGCGCGTTCGCGATCAGCAAACCCATGGTCAACGGGTTGATCTACGACGTGGTCGGGGCACAGCGCTTGCTGAACGCGAACGCGTTTCAGCTCATGGCCGGGAGCCTCCTCCGCATTCTCGGGGCGTTGGCCGGCGGGCTGGTCATCGCGCGACTCGGCGTCGGGCAAAACTATCTGCTCATCTGCGCCGCCTACGCCGTCGGCATCGGCGGCCTGCTGGCGCTTCGCCGCCCCGCGTCCGTGCGGCGGGACGCGGAGCCGTTCGTAGCCGCGGTCGGCCAAGGGTTTCGATATGCCCTGCGGACGCCGGCGGTGCGCGGGCTGCTGTGGCTCAGTCTCGCGATCGAGTCGTTCGGTTTCTCGTACCAGTACATGCTCCCGGTGATGGCCCGGGACGTGCTCAAGGTGGGGGCGCTCGGCCTCGGGTACCTCACCGCGATGGGCGGCGCCGGACAGTTCCTGGCCACGCTGCAGGTCGCCGCAGGGGGCGACGTACGGCGCAAGGGCACGTTGATGATCGCCGCGGCGATCGGGTTTGGGGTGTGCCTCGTGTTGTTCAGCCTGTCGCCGTGGTTGCTCGCCTCGCTCGGGCTCATCGCGATCGTAGGATACCTCGGGAGCCTCTACGATGCGACGATGTCGACGGTGTTGCAGGTCAGCACGAGCGAGGAGATGCACGGCCGCGTCATGGGACTGTACTACGCGACCTGGGGGTTGAACCAGCTCGGGGCGCTCGGGATCGGCGCCGTGGCATCGGTGCTGGGCATGCCGGTCGCGCTCGCGATCGCCGGCGCGATCGTCCCCGCGTGCGCGCTTGGCCTCGTGCCCAACCTGCGCATCTTCAACGCCCGGCCGGTGGCGTAA
- a CDS encoding response regulator transcription factor produces the protein MNIRVLILADHPMIRLGVRAALTAAPDVEVVGETSDGRDVVPWARKLGPDLVLIDFSTTNGDSLDAVRRIRQHCPGVRVLALGAADPPVARRASEAGAAGVLSKDISPVELANAVHAIRAVETATLHNPGSASVSTPVAEHTSRWGLTQREWEVLVEIARGLSAREIAAKLYLSTSTVKSHVRAIYRQLGLRNRAQAVLFLMERYPRLVHGSLGPPTPDDGT, from the coding sequence ATGAACATTCGCGTGTTGATCCTCGCCGACCACCCCATGATCCGGCTCGGGGTCCGGGCGGCGCTCACCGCGGCGCCGGACGTCGAGGTGGTCGGCGAGACCTCCGACGGCCGCGACGTGGTGCCGTGGGCGCGGAAGCTTGGCCCCGACTTGGTCCTCATCGATTTCAGCACGACCAACGGCGACAGCCTCGACGCCGTGCGACGGATCCGACAGCACTGCCCCGGGGTGCGCGTGCTGGCGCTCGGCGCCGCCGATCCCCCCGTGGCCCGACGCGCATCTGAGGCGGGCGCGGCCGGGGTGCTGTCCAAGGATATCTCCCCCGTGGAGTTGGCGAACGCTGTGCACGCAATTCGGGCGGTCGAGACCGCCACACTTCACAACCCCGGATCCGCCTCGGTCAGCACCCCGGTCGCCGAGCACACGTCGCGGTGGGGGCTCACACAGCGAGAGTGGGAAGTATTGGTCGAGATCGCCCGCGGGTTAAGCGCCAGGGAAATCGCGGCAAAGCTGTATCTCTCGACGTCGACCGTCAAGAGCCACGTGCGGGCGATCTATCGACAACTCGGGTTGCGGAATCGAGCCCAGGCGGTCTTGTTTCTCATGGAGCGCTACCCGCGGCTGGTGCACGGATCGCTCGGACCACCGACCCCAGACGACGGAACGTGA
- a CDS encoding alpha-hydroxy acid oxidase yields MTGASRAVAAPRVVSIEDLRVLARRRLPRVVFDYLDGGADGEITLRENRRALEAVTFRPRHAVAIPECDLRVRVLGVDLALPALLAPVGYSRLMHPGGEVAAARAAGAARTGYTLSTVSGHRLEDVKAASPGPVWYQLYLVGGRGAAEGAIERARVAGFSALVVTIDTPVVGMRERDVRNGTKELLNGTVLDKLPFLPQLLARPGWLAHFLLDGGVPKLPNIVIPNRGSMTLTDARADLSRTMFAWDDLRWIRGIWPGPIIIKGVLTADDARRAVDEGAVAVVVSNHGGRQLDSAPASLRALPEVVAAVNGRAEVLMDGGIRRGGDIAKAICLGACAVLVGRAYAYGLAAAGEAGVARAIDILRTDLERTLRLLGCASVAALDRSYVDVPAT; encoded by the coding sequence ATGACTGGGGCGTCCCGCGCGGTCGCAGCTCCTCGTGTCGTGAGCATCGAAGACCTCAGGGTCTTGGCTCGGCGTCGCTTGCCGAGGGTGGTCTTCGACTATCTCGACGGCGGCGCGGACGGGGAAATCACGCTCAGGGAGAACCGTCGGGCCCTCGAGGCCGTCACGTTCCGGCCGCGGCATGCCGTCGCCATCCCTGAGTGCGACCTGCGCGTCCGCGTGCTGGGCGTCGATCTCGCGCTGCCCGCGCTGCTCGCGCCCGTCGGCTACAGCCGCTTGATGCACCCCGGCGGAGAGGTGGCCGCGGCACGGGCGGCCGGGGCGGCGCGCACCGGATACACGCTCTCCACCGTCTCCGGCCACCGGTTGGAAGACGTCAAAGCGGCGTCCCCGGGGCCCGTCTGGTACCAGCTGTACTTGGTAGGCGGCCGCGGCGCCGCCGAAGGCGCGATCGAACGAGCCCGGGTGGCGGGGTTCTCGGCGCTGGTCGTCACCATCGACACGCCCGTGGTGGGCATGCGCGAGCGGGACGTGCGCAACGGCACGAAGGAACTCCTGAACGGAACCGTGCTGGACAAGCTTCCCTTTCTCCCGCAGCTGCTCGCCCGCCCCGGATGGCTCGCCCATTTTCTGCTGGACGGAGGCGTGCCGAAGCTGCCCAACATCGTCATTCCCAACCGGGGCTCTATGACGCTGACGGACGCCCGCGCGGATCTCTCGCGCACCATGTTCGCGTGGGACGATCTCCGGTGGATCCGAGGAATCTGGCCCGGTCCGATTATCATCAAGGGCGTGCTCACGGCCGACGACGCCCGCCGGGCCGTCGACGAGGGAGCGGTGGCGGTGGTGGTATCGAATCACGGCGGACGCCAGCTCGATTCCGCGCCCGCCTCGTTGCGGGCATTGCCGGAGGTCGTGGCGGCCGTGAACGGGCGGGCCGAGGTGCTGATGGACGGCGGCATTCGTCGCGGCGGCGACATCGCCAAAGCTATTTGCCTCGGCGCCTGCGCCGTGCTGGTGGGGCGCGCCTACGCATACGGCCTCGCGGCCGCAGGCGAGGCCGGTGTGGCGCGCGCGATCGACATTTTGCGCACCGACTTGGAGCGCACCCTCAGGCTGCTGGGGTGCGCGTCCGTTGCCGCGCTGGATCGCTCCTATGTCGACGTGCCGGCCACCTGA
- a CDS encoding amidohydrolase family protein encodes MPLSVPHTVDSHLHLITASMFHRMRDRPWSIRPKAMEAFAGQGSRLAQRIQALEGVSLRDQAVRWTAAFDRAGVETGFFIAVGEGNEELAEFMRFNPERFQAWGSVVDPTAADAAATVRRFRARGLRGLKLYPPIQRFSASDRGVYPVYEAAAEQGLAVLFHFGITIAPIYDLLYANPLHLSAAARDFPELTFTIAHCGAGFLREALFLAYHTENIWVDTSGTNNWREFTPGCPPLEAVFRDLLRTYGVRRIMFGTDSGAPEDYRVPILEDQRETFGRLDLSAEDLALIFGGNARRLFGLPDPP; translated from the coding sequence ATGCCTCTCTCCGTGCCCCACACCGTGGACAGCCACCTGCACCTCATCACCGCCTCGATGTTCCATCGCATGCGGGACCGCCCCTGGTCGATCCGCCCGAAGGCCATGGAGGCGTTCGCCGGGCAGGGAAGCCGCTTGGCGCAACGGATTCAAGCACTCGAAGGCGTCTCCCTCCGCGACCAGGCCGTGCGCTGGACCGCTGCGTTCGATCGGGCCGGCGTCGAGACTGGGTTCTTCATCGCCGTCGGCGAAGGCAACGAGGAGCTGGCCGAGTTCATGCGGTTCAATCCCGAGCGGTTCCAGGCCTGGGGAAGCGTCGTTGATCCCACCGCGGCCGATGCGGCGGCGACGGTGCGCCGGTTCCGCGCGCGGGGGCTCCGCGGCCTCAAGCTCTATCCCCCGATCCAGCGATTCAGCGCGAGCGACCGCGGCGTGTATCCCGTCTACGAGGCGGCCGCTGAACAAGGCCTCGCGGTCCTCTTCCACTTCGGGATCACCATCGCGCCGATCTACGACCTCCTGTATGCGAACCCGCTGCACCTCTCTGCGGCGGCGCGAGACTTTCCCGAGCTCACGTTCACGATCGCTCACTGCGGAGCCGGGTTTCTGCGGGAAGCGCTCTTCCTCGCCTATCACACGGAGAACATCTGGGTGGACACATCCGGCACGAACAACTGGCGCGAGTTTACGCCGGGCTGTCCGCCGCTCGAGGCGGTGTTCCGGGACCTGCTCCGCACGTACGGGGTCCGCCGGATCATGTTCGGCACCGATTCCGGCGCGCCGGAGGACTATCGGGTGCCCATCCTCGAGGACCAGCGGGAGACGTTCGGCCGGCTCGATCTGTCGGCGGAAGATCTCGCGCTGATCTTCGGCGGCAACGCGCGGCGGCTGTTCGGGCTCCCCGACCCGCCATAG
- a CDS encoding serine protease, translating into MPHRLAAALGALLLLGAASLAGADAPDPADAVLQVINLDGNANWALGVSGTGFFIKPDGTAITNSHVVFPSFSRPDRYKLVAVVGHTFYDARIICATRLSYNPLTDGTRSVLLSRDIAEIAVEPPSLPFRELVDKLHDGQRITLATARDGAMPTFRALVVADGAATGQHVQVLGFGHISPIPEEWKADGHVSGFHTAQDGTQVFDMQFDGRPQAGNSGSPVLNDQHHVIGVWTWHSNTDNSAGTAQSNQVLQPPCR; encoded by the coding sequence ATGCCGCACCGTCTCGCCGCCGCGCTCGGCGCGCTCCTGTTGCTCGGCGCGGCGTCGCTCGCCGGCGCAGACGCGCCCGACCCGGCCGACGCGGTGCTCCAGGTCATCAACCTCGACGGGAACGCCAATTGGGCCTTGGGGGTGTCGGGAACGGGTTTCTTCATCAAGCCGGACGGCACCGCGATCACGAATAGCCACGTGGTCTTCCCAAGCTTCTCGCGACCGGATCGGTACAAGTTGGTGGCGGTTGTCGGCCACACGTTTTATGACGCGCGGATCATCTGCGCAACCAGACTCTCCTATAACCCCCTCACGGACGGCACCAGGTCCGTGCTCTTGAGCCGGGACATCGCGGAGATCGCAGTGGAGCCTCCTTCGCTCCCGTTCCGCGAGCTAGTCGATAAGCTGCACGATGGACAACGCATCACCCTGGCCACCGCGCGCGACGGGGCGATGCCGACGTTTCGTGCCCTGGTGGTCGCAGACGGCGCTGCAACCGGCCAGCACGTGCAGGTGCTTGGGTTCGGGCACATCTCGCCGATTCCAGAGGAATGGAAGGCGGACGGGCACGTGAGCGGCTTCCACACCGCCCAGGATGGGACGCAGGTGTTCGACATGCAGTTCGACGGCAGACCACAAGCGGGGAATAGCGGCTCGCCCGTGCTGAACGACCAGCACCACGTGATCGGGGTGTGGACGTGGCACTCCAACACAGACAACAGCGCCGGGACCGCGCAGTCGAACCAGGTGCTCCAACCGCCCTGCCGGTAG
- a CDS encoding DUF47 family protein translates to MDVDRDRPAPEPGAAPSPQEFALLQDMTETILNAARALVTGLEGKASFSDAWPPIRDLEHKGDAIARDLFETLASGRGDATLSEAVQALTGNLDDVLDGIEAAAARLAIHRIRRVFPPALDLGKIVLESARELREAVRRVPHMHDVFPHTRTLHLLENRGDDVLRDAIGRLFASRASAKEILKWKDICEMLEDATDRCEDIANVLETLVIQAGVERKLSIHGLVMDVEHHEVTASGVPVPLSAKEFGLLHLLLRHQGKIVRRERLLRDVWGEDYFGDTRTLDTHIAWLRKKIEAPGGIRIVAVRGIGYRLDEH, encoded by the coding sequence ATGGACGTCGATCGCGATCGTCCCGCGCCTGAGCCGGGGGCCGCCCCAAGCCCGCAGGAGTTTGCCCTCCTGCAGGACATGACGGAAACGATCCTCAACGCCGCGCGTGCGTTGGTGACGGGGTTGGAGGGCAAAGCGTCCTTTAGCGATGCGTGGCCCCCGATCCGCGATCTGGAGCACAAAGGCGACGCGATCGCGCGCGACCTCTTCGAAACCTTGGCGTCAGGCCGGGGCGATGCGACGCTGTCGGAGGCGGTCCAGGCGCTCACCGGCAACTTGGACGACGTGCTCGACGGGATCGAGGCCGCCGCGGCGCGCCTGGCGATCCATCGCATCCGGCGGGTGTTCCCACCTGCGCTCGACCTAGGGAAGATTGTGCTGGAGTCCGCCCGAGAACTGCGGGAGGCGGTGCGCCGCGTCCCTCACATGCATGACGTCTTCCCGCACACCCGGACCCTGCATCTGCTGGAGAACCGCGGCGACGACGTGCTACGGGATGCGATCGGGCGGCTGTTCGCGAGCCGCGCGAGCGCGAAGGAAATCCTCAAGTGGAAAGACATCTGCGAGATGCTGGAGGACGCCACGGACCGGTGTGAAGACATCGCGAACGTCCTCGAGACACTCGTCATCCAGGCCGGCGTGGAGCGCAAGCTCTCGATCCACGGCCTTGTGATGGACGTCGAACACCACGAGGTGACGGCGAGCGGCGTGCCGGTGCCGCTCTCGGCCAAGGAGTTTGGCCTGCTGCACCTGCTGCTGCGACATCAAGGCAAGATCGTGCGCCGGGAGCGGCTCCTGCGGGACGTGTGGGGTGAAGACTACTTCGGCGACACGCGAACGTTGGACACGCACATCGCCTGGCTCCGCAAGAAGATCGAGGCCCCCGGCGGCATTCGCATCGTCGCCGTCCGGGGCATCGGGTACCGCCTGGACGAGCACTGA
- a CDS encoding choice-of-anchor tandem repeat NxxGxxAF-containing protein, whose translation MTRLIRLVLLWAVAVAVTTGGIVAVRPASAAPGIRILFRTGESAPDGGTYAEFSDPVINNRGDILFGAVLAGARPRETIYVRTGSGLRPLASTGTSVPTGGVFRAFSDLLLNDRGTVGFLARTTDARAPEGIYLVRGSRVVPVVTVGQAAPTGGAFADFANPAINNRDLIAFVGRTVGQEGIYTNSEGTTTPVLMAGQPSPTGGAFEFFLDGTPALNDRGQMALVASTTEHHAQGVFVLVDGRPVPVVTTEDDAPVGGRFTEFGSVVLTNAGTVGFIGRTGRSQVAEALYVTGRAALLPLAVAGQDVAGGALTKFGTAAINEREEMVFELSLPIIPQAVYVATRAGVRPIVQTGDRAPGGGLFAAFSTPVLNDAGQVAFVAETDDGRHGIYLLALR comes from the coding sequence ATGACCCGTCTGATTCGGCTGGTGCTGTTGTGGGCGGTCGCTGTCGCGGTGACGACAGGCGGCATCGTTGCCGTGCGGCCTGCATCGGCTGCGCCGGGGATCCGGATCCTCTTCCGGACCGGTGAATCGGCTCCGGACGGAGGCACCTACGCCGAGTTCTCCGACCCGGTGATCAACAACCGCGGGGACATCCTGTTCGGGGCCGTGCTGGCGGGTGCGCGGCCCCGCGAGACGATCTACGTGCGGACCGGCAGTGGGCTTCGACCGCTCGCCTCCACGGGCACGTCGGTCCCCACCGGCGGCGTGTTCCGCGCGTTCAGCGACCTGCTCCTCAACGATCGCGGTACCGTCGGGTTTCTCGCGCGCACGACCGATGCGCGGGCGCCGGAGGGGATCTACCTGGTGCGGGGCTCGCGCGTCGTGCCCGTCGTGACCGTCGGTCAGGCCGCGCCGACGGGCGGCGCCTTTGCCGATTTTGCGAATCCGGCAATCAACAACCGTGACTTGATCGCCTTCGTCGGCCGCACCGTAGGGCAGGAGGGCATCTACACGAACAGCGAGGGGACGACGACCCCGGTGTTGATGGCGGGGCAACCCTCGCCGACCGGCGGCGCGTTCGAGTTCTTTCTCGACGGAACCCCCGCGCTGAATGATCGTGGGCAGATGGCGCTCGTCGCATCGACGACCGAGCACCACGCCCAGGGAGTATTCGTGCTGGTCGACGGGCGGCCCGTGCCCGTCGTGACGACGGAGGACGACGCGCCGGTCGGGGGGCGCTTTACGGAGTTCGGATCCGTGGTCCTGACGAACGCGGGCACCGTCGGGTTCATCGGACGGACCGGACGAAGTCAGGTCGCGGAGGCGTTGTACGTGACGGGCCGCGCGGCGCTCCTCCCCCTCGCCGTCGCCGGGCAGGACGTGGCCGGGGGTGCACTCACGAAGTTCGGCACCGCCGCGATCAATGAACGCGAGGAGATGGTGTTCGAGTTGAGCCTTCCGATCATCCCCCAAGCCGTCTATGTTGCGACGCGCGCGGGCGTGCGCCCGATCGTGCAAACGGGGGACCGCGCCCCCGGCGGCGGCCTGTTCGCCGCCTTTAGCACGCCGGTGTTGAACGACGCCGGGCAGGTGGCGTTTGTCGCGGAGACCGACGACGGCCGCCACGGCATTTACCTCCTGGCGCTGCGATGA
- a CDS encoding rhomboid family intramembrane serine protease, with amino-acid sequence MIPLGDVSRRPRRFAVITALIILTNGFAFALELMGGVTFVTTWSVIPADIAAGRHWITILTAMFLHGSWLHIAGNMVFLWAFGPEIEDAMNPARYLVFYLAGGVAAAFAQVAASPGSTVPTLGASGAIAAVMGAFLVTYPRDQIRTVLFFGWFVRVTVIPAALLIGLWFFLQVLSVGVVADVQTGGVAYMAHIGGVIFGAVTARLFEDPERVGPQPWSE; translated from the coding sequence ATGATCCCGCTTGGGGATGTGTCTCGGCGTCCTCGACGCTTTGCCGTCATCACGGCCCTCATCATCCTGACGAACGGGTTCGCCTTCGCGCTTGAGCTGATGGGCGGTGTGACGTTTGTGACGACGTGGTCGGTGATTCCCGCCGACATCGCCGCCGGTCGTCACTGGATCACGATTCTGACGGCGATGTTCCTGCACGGCAGTTGGTTGCACATCGCGGGCAACATGGTGTTCCTGTGGGCGTTTGGCCCAGAGATCGAAGACGCGATGAATCCCGCGCGGTATCTAGTCTTCTACCTCGCCGGCGGGGTGGCAGCGGCGTTCGCCCAGGTCGCGGCCAGCCCGGGTTCCACGGTGCCCACCTTGGGTGCGAGCGGCGCAATCGCTGCGGTGATGGGCGCCTTTCTGGTGACGTACCCACGCGACCAGATTCGCACCGTGCTGTTCTTCGGCTGGTTTGTCCGCGTCACCGTGATTCCGGCCGCACTCTTGATCGGCCTGTGGTTCTTCCTCCAGGTCCTGAGCGTCGGCGTGGTCGCAGACGTTCAAACGGGTGGGGTGGCCTACATGGCGCACATCGGTGGAGTCATCTTTGGGGCCGTGACCGCGCGATTGTTTGAGGATCCCGAGCGCGTCGGCCCGCAACCCTGGAGCGAGTGA